Proteins from a genomic interval of Flammeovirgaceae bacterium SG7u.111:
- the ispE gene encoding 4-(cytidine 5'-diphospho)-2-C-methyl-D-erythritol kinase, which yields MGRNVLFAFQNQTHTMVVFPNAKINLGLNITEKRADGFHNILSCFYPVNWTDVLEILPADKLQFQSSGIPIPGNPTENLVVKAWELLHADFNIDPVNIHLHKVIPIGAGLGGGSADGTFAIKALNDLFSLGLSTSQMQVYAKQLGSDCPFFVENKPVLVSGTGDVFEETSLSLKGKFLVLVYPNMHITTGEAYRSIKPKFPAHVPADILVKEMATWREFLSNDFETGLNSSYEVIGEIKQMLYESGATYASMSGSGSAIYGIFDKETKLSFDSSFSVWTGWLE from the coding sequence ATGGGTAGAAACGTTCTATTTGCATTCCAAAATCAAACACACACCATGGTCGTATTCCCTAATGCCAAAATCAACCTCGGTCTTAACATCACTGAAAAGAGAGCCGATGGTTTCCACAATATCCTCTCCTGCTTTTACCCCGTAAACTGGACGGATGTATTGGAAATCCTTCCTGCCGACAAGCTCCAGTTCCAAAGTTCTGGCATCCCCATTCCCGGCAACCCAACGGAAAACTTGGTGGTAAAGGCTTGGGAACTGCTCCATGCCGACTTCAACATTGACCCCGTAAACATCCACCTCCACAAGGTGATACCCATAGGTGCTGGCCTAGGTGGAGGATCTGCCGATGGCACGTTTGCCATCAAAGCGCTTAACGACCTTTTTTCCCTCGGGCTTAGTACTTCGCAAATGCAAGTTTATGCAAAGCAATTGGGAAGCGATTGCCCATTTTTTGTGGAAAACAAGCCTGTGTTAGTTAGTGGAACGGGTGATGTTTTCGAGGAAACCTCGCTGAGCCTCAAAGGCAAATTCTTGGTGTTGGTGTACCCGAACATGCATATTACCACTGGGGAAGCCTATCGGTCAATCAAGCCGAAATTCCCTGCACATGTTCCTGCAGATATATTGGTTAAGGAGATGGCTACTTGGCGTGAGTTTCTAAGCAACGACTTTGAAACTGGGCTTAACAGTAGCTATGAGGTGATAGGTGAAATAAAGCAAATGCTTTATGAATCGGGAGCTACTTATGCAAGCATGAGCGGCTCCGGTTCGGCAATTTATGGAATATTTGACAAAGAAACCAAACTCAGCTTCGATTCTTCTTTCTCAGTGTGGACTGGCTGGCTTGAGTAG
- a CDS encoding YciI family protein, whose product MQFVVTAWDFTDPEALGRRMAMRDAHLERAKAAYAEGTIISAAAMLNEEGNMMGSSLIVNFDSREELDKWLEGEPYITGKVWDKLKIYPVKLAPLAG is encoded by the coding sequence ATGCAATTTGTAGTAACCGCATGGGACTTTACCGACCCTGAAGCCTTGGGCAGAAGAATGGCAATGAGGGATGCTCACCTCGAACGGGCTAAGGCAGCCTATGCCGAAGGCACGATCATATCCGCAGCAGCTATGCTCAACGAAGAGGGCAACATGATGGGCTCTTCACTGATCGTAAACTTCGATAGCAGAGAGGAATTGGACAAATGGCTAGAAGGAGAGCCGTATATTACGGGAAAAGTTTGGGATAAACTTAAAATATACCCAGTAAAACTAGCTCCCTTGGCAGGATAA
- a CDS encoding YoaK family protein — MFRHQGKTRTLKHNLRIATILSFVAGTVNVTGFLFFGQLTTNVTGHFALFINDLANFNFWKGTKYFIYILSFLTGSFMSSFLIERFRENKKMNVFVLPTIIECFILFSIALLSNLIEIKFPDIIVCLLLFAMGLQNSFVTKISNAVVRTTHLTGLFTDLGIELSQLFFPSSHPNTKKLKATIKLRIYIILSFFTGGLIGGYFYSEVQLQLNTLIIGGITLVISLFYDDIRYSLIKTKRKYQQKNTMQNNVN; from the coding sequence ATGTTCAGACATCAAGGCAAAACCCGAACATTAAAACATAATTTACGAATTGCTACAATTCTATCATTTGTAGCCGGAACTGTAAATGTTACAGGCTTTTTATTCTTTGGGCAGTTAACTACAAATGTCACTGGGCATTTCGCCTTGTTCATTAACGACCTCGCTAATTTCAATTTCTGGAAAGGAACTAAATATTTCATCTATATCCTCTCATTTTTAACTGGTTCATTTATGTCTAGTTTCCTAATTGAAAGGTTTAGAGAAAATAAAAAAATGAACGTATTTGTGTTACCAACCATAATAGAATGCTTCATTTTATTTAGCATAGCACTACTAAGTAATCTCATTGAAATAAAATTTCCAGACATAATAGTTTGCCTTCTTCTTTTTGCAATGGGACTTCAAAACTCTTTTGTAACTAAGATTTCAAATGCAGTAGTAAGAACAACGCACTTAACTGGACTTTTTACTGACCTAGGTATCGAACTTTCTCAGTTATTCTTTCCGTCCTCGCATCCAAACACAAAAAAGCTAAAAGCAACTATAAAGCTCAGGATTTATATCATTCTCTCCTTTTTCACTGGTGGTTTAATCGGCGGATATTTTTATTCAGAAGTCCAATTACAACTGAATACATTAATCATCGGAGGTATCACTTTAGTCATAAGCCTATTTTACGATGATATCAGGTATTCATTGATCAAAACAAAAAGAAAATACCAGCAAAAGAATACGATGCAAAACAACGTCAATTAA
- the pulA gene encoding type I pullulanase codes for MNFKKLISFATLALAAMACDVAQEKPTEYSSPMEMPTYNGKDLGVHYTPKATTFKVWSPVAEAARVIFYDKDLKSTAVSESKMKHGENGVWVLVEEGDLEGKYYTFQLKVNGEWLKETPGIYAKAVGCNGMRGQVIDFEKTNPEGWETDKKPELKSSQDIVIYELHVRDMTIHPSSGSSYPGKFLGLAETGTRSPEGEKTGIDHLKELGVTHVHLLPSFDYRSVDESRLDEPQFNWGYDPQNYNVPEGSYSTNPHDGTTRVKEFKQMVKALHDNGIRVIMDVVYNHTFDTENSNFNNEVPKYYYRLREDGSYSDASACGNETASELPMMRKYMIESVLHWVNEYHVDGFRFDLMGIHDVETMNQIAAAVKKVDPTIFVYGEGWTASDSPLPIDQRGVKANVPKLVGVAAFSDEIRDGIKGSWSGHKEKGFASGKEGLAESIKFGVVAATKHDQIDYQKVNYTDVPWANEPSQTINYVSCHDNHTLLDKLKEANEEASMEELIAMHKLSNAIVLTTQGVSFLHAGVDMLRTKSGVENSYNSPDSINQILWNWKAENREVFDYYQGLIAVRKAHPAFRMPTTEMIQQHLRFIETGDELLVNYAIEGNANGDSAAKIVVFYNGSAEDKQIEIPEGKWKVLINGQSASSEGVGELNGGKNRMKKRSVLVLARD; via the coding sequence ATGAATTTCAAAAAACTCATCAGCTTTGCAACGCTCGCCCTAGCGGCCATGGCTTGCGATGTAGCTCAAGAAAAACCAACCGAATATTCCTCGCCTATGGAAATGCCTACGTACAATGGAAAAGATCTGGGGGTCCATTATACCCCAAAAGCTACAACTTTCAAGGTTTGGTCGCCAGTAGCTGAAGCAGCTCGGGTCATTTTCTATGACAAAGATTTGAAAAGCACCGCCGTCAGCGAATCTAAGATGAAGCATGGAGAAAATGGGGTTTGGGTATTGGTAGAAGAAGGTGACCTTGAGGGAAAATATTATACGTTCCAGCTAAAAGTAAATGGGGAGTGGTTAAAAGAAACGCCCGGTATTTATGCCAAAGCAGTAGGTTGCAACGGTATGAGAGGGCAAGTTATCGATTTTGAAAAAACGAACCCTGAAGGCTGGGAAACAGACAAAAAACCTGAGTTGAAGTCTTCGCAAGATATCGTGATCTACGAATTGCATGTGCGGGATATGACCATTCACCCTTCGTCGGGCAGCAGCTATCCGGGCAAATTCTTGGGCTTGGCAGAAACGGGAACAAGATCGCCCGAAGGGGAAAAAACGGGAATCGATCACTTGAAAGAGCTGGGCGTTACCCACGTTCACCTTTTGCCTTCTTTCGACTACCGCTCGGTAGATGAAAGCCGCTTGGACGAGCCGCAATTTAACTGGGGCTACGATCCGCAAAACTACAATGTGCCCGAAGGCTCCTATTCCACCAACCCGCACGACGGGACTACACGTGTGAAGGAGTTTAAGCAGATGGTAAAAGCACTCCACGACAATGGCATAAGGGTGATTATGGACGTGGTGTACAACCATACCTTCGACACCGAAAACTCGAACTTCAACAACGAAGTCCCCAAGTATTACTACCGCTTGCGAGAAGATGGAAGTTATTCGGATGCTTCGGCATGTGGCAATGAAACTGCCTCGGAGCTGCCGATGATGCGGAAATACATGATAGAATCAGTGCTTCACTGGGTGAACGAATACCATGTAGACGGTTTCCGGTTTGACCTAATGGGCATCCACGATGTGGAGACCATGAACCAGATCGCCGCAGCGGTCAAAAAAGTTGACCCGACCATTTTTGTGTACGGGGAAGGCTGGACGGCTTCGGACAGTCCTCTGCCTATAGACCAGCGAGGAGTTAAAGCAAATGTACCCAAACTGGTTGGCGTAGCGGCATTTTCCGATGAGATTCGCGATGGGATAAAAGGTTCATGGTCTGGACACAAAGAAAAAGGTTTTGCCTCGGGCAAAGAAGGCCTGGCGGAAAGCATCAAGTTTGGGGTAGTAGCTGCAACTAAGCACGACCAAATAGACTACCAGAAGGTGAACTATACGGATGTGCCTTGGGCAAACGAACCTTCCCAAACGATCAACTACGTTTCTTGCCACGATAACCATACCCTGCTCGATAAGCTAAAAGAGGCTAACGAAGAAGCTTCGATGGAGGAGTTAATTGCCATGCACAAATTGTCAAATGCCATTGTGCTCACTACGCAGGGCGTTTCCTTTTTGCATGCTGGCGTGGATATGCTTCGTACAAAAAGCGGGGTGGAAAATTCGTACAACAGCCCCGATTCTATCAACCAGATTTTGTGGAACTGGAAAGCTGAAAACCGAGAGGTATTTGACTACTACCAAGGGCTGATAGCGGTAAGAAAAGCGCATCCGGCATTCAGGATGCCGACCACGGAAATGATCCAGCAACACCTGAGGTTTATAGAAACTGGCGATGAGCTTTTGGTCAATTATGCAATAGAAGGCAACGCAAATGGGGACAGCGCAGCTAAAATTGTAGTTTTCTACAACGGCAGCGCAGAGGACAAACAAATTGAAATACCTGAGGGGAAATGGAAGGTCTTGATCAACGGTCAGTCTGCAAGCTCTGAAGGAGTTGGTGAACTAAATGGAGGAAAAAACAGGATGAAGAAACGCTCTGTTTTGGTATTGGCTCGAGACTGA
- a CDS encoding two-component regulator propeller domain-containing protein gives MFKRNEKLYWIIICCCLFAGIEQGFCQSTTLLKNPRFKKLDADAGLSSMNITSLYEDKEGYIWVGTEYGLNKYDGYTVQSYLPIEKDSTSIMGKKINVLLEDENSNLWIGTNIGLSRLDKKTGKFSNYVHDPQDPNSLLGFRINCLLLDPNNRGRLWIGGDNGFSLFDISSEYIIKLNEISHKSFVVSEISELPNGHLLLCTSDGVYEYDVQEDVLVPFGRGKKNSDLVTGIIIHAGFEDSLGNMWFVKMDDGIIYFNKEQDAFFNVPLLDEQGVGLNTRSVHQVREYQGMIVVGTGNGLNILPPEQASQNVFNFKYVKSNVDNIEGLSSHTALRLLVSSQGILWVGTWYGGINVLVSDYDKFKHYKHVGYDKYSLSHNIVHSFIEDQKGNYWVATDGGGLGYLDTKTQKFYFKEEDGVPSLSSNKVVSLFEDHKGGIWAATWRGGANYIHPDLKTVDVYYPKPNTVDADASYNLIHGLEDRFHKIWFISHKNGLECLDPQTKEFSRFCSDPSDSASLSSNVLEAIYEDKNGELWIGSDRGLNRFNRGDQSFERFVADLDDSLSLQNDYISYMYEDSFNRFWVCTKGGLYKMDREKKIFEELTKSNGLASDLIFAMVEDHNHDLWITTNNGISKLVLPPDAPLSDAVIQNYDISDGLQSNQFAQFSIHCSSQTGHILAGGVNGFNMFHPDSISVNTVPPKVYLTSLKLFNKEVAINEEGSPLNVDISYADKIELDRLQSVITFSFTAINFIRPEKNQFAYKLENFDKQWNYVGQRRDATYTNLPPGEYTFRVKASNNDGVWNEEGVSILVIRKPTYWETFWFWILLSLALLFITFAIIRYRFIQIKRAKKALEYEVMVRTKEVVAQNEELQSQQEELESQQEELSTQYENLGKTLEELKKTQSTLVQSEKMASLGLLTAGIAHEINNPINFIKSGITGLQSAVVKILDIMADYDALKEEGFAEEMEKLKKKKEELKIDKIVEITNRISHNISIGADRAAEIVKGLRLFSRLDEGGYKEVDLAENIDSALALIAHLTKDRIGLVKNYGKVPMIESMPGKLNQVFMNILVNAVQSIEGKGQISISILKEEDNLVVRIRDTGCGMPEEVMKKIFDPFFTTKDVGRGTGLGLSIVKGIIDEHGGKIVVKSEVEKGTEFMISLPISSKHKSKSPTQ, from the coding sequence ATGTTTAAAAGAAATGAAAAACTATATTGGATAATTATCTGTTGCTGTCTATTTGCAGGAATAGAACAAGGTTTTTGTCAGTCGACCACACTTTTAAAAAATCCGAGGTTCAAGAAACTCGATGCTGATGCAGGGCTTAGCAGCATGAACATAACGTCTTTATATGAGGACAAAGAAGGGTACATATGGGTAGGTACAGAGTATGGGCTCAATAAATATGATGGATATACTGTCCAGTCGTATTTGCCAATAGAGAAGGACTCAACCTCCATTATGGGCAAAAAAATTAATGTTCTTCTTGAAGATGAAAATTCAAACTTGTGGATAGGCACAAACATTGGGCTTAGCCGTTTGGACAAAAAAACGGGCAAGTTTTCCAATTATGTTCATGATCCTCAGGATCCCAATAGCCTTTTGGGCTTTCGTATCAACTGCCTTTTGTTAGATCCGAATAATAGAGGTAGGCTTTGGATAGGAGGTGACAATGGGTTTTCTCTGTTCGATATCAGTTCGGAATACATCATCAAGCTTAATGAAATAAGCCATAAGTCATTTGTAGTATCGGAGATTAGTGAATTGCCAAATGGGCATCTTTTACTATGTACTAGCGATGGCGTGTATGAATATGATGTACAAGAAGATGTTCTCGTTCCTTTTGGACGTGGTAAAAAAAATAGTGACTTGGTTACTGGAATCATAATCCATGCTGGATTTGAAGATTCATTGGGAAATATGTGGTTCGTAAAAATGGATGATGGGATAATCTATTTTAATAAGGAGCAAGATGCATTTTTTAATGTCCCACTTCTTGATGAGCAAGGAGTAGGGCTAAACACTAGGAGTGTCCATCAAGTGAGGGAATATCAAGGGATGATAGTTGTTGGGACAGGAAATGGATTGAATATACTACCGCCTGAGCAGGCAAGCCAGAATGTGTTTAATTTCAAATATGTAAAAAGTAATGTGGACAATATTGAGGGGCTGTCAAGCCATACAGCTCTTCGCCTTTTGGTATCCTCGCAGGGTATACTTTGGGTAGGAACTTGGTATGGGGGGATTAATGTGCTTGTGAGTGATTACGATAAGTTTAAGCATTATAAACATGTTGGTTATGATAAGTATAGTTTGTCTCATAATATAGTACATTCGTTTATTGAAGACCAAAAGGGGAATTATTGGGTGGCAACTGATGGTGGTGGGCTGGGTTATTTAGACACTAAAACCCAAAAGTTTTATTTCAAAGAGGAAGATGGGGTTCCCTCTCTTAGCAGTAATAAAGTAGTTTCTTTATTTGAAGATCACAAAGGGGGGATATGGGCGGCAACTTGGAGGGGAGGGGCTAATTATATTCATCCGGATTTAAAAACAGTAGATGTCTATTACCCTAAACCTAACACTGTAGATGCAGATGCTAGTTATAACCTGATCCATGGTTTGGAAGACAGGTTCCATAAAATATGGTTTATCTCACATAAAAATGGACTCGAGTGTCTCGATCCCCAAACAAAAGAATTTAGCCGATTCTGTTCTGACCCATCCGATTCAGCTTCTTTAAGCTCGAATGTACTGGAAGCAATCTATGAAGATAAAAATGGGGAATTGTGGATTGGCTCTGATAGAGGGCTGAATAGGTTCAATAGGGGCGACCAGAGTTTTGAGCGCTTCGTAGCCGATTTGGATGATAGCCTCAGCTTGCAGAATGATTATATCAGCTATATGTATGAAGATAGTTTTAATCGTTTTTGGGTTTGTACAAAAGGTGGGCTTTATAAAATGGATAGGGAGAAAAAGATATTTGAAGAACTGACAAAATCGAACGGATTGGCAAGTGACTTGATCTTTGCCATGGTGGAAGACCATAACCATGATCTGTGGATCACCACTAATAATGGGATTTCAAAGCTGGTGTTACCTCCTGATGCTCCTTTGAGCGATGCAGTAATCCAGAACTACGATATTTCGGATGGTTTGCAGAGTAACCAGTTTGCCCAGTTTAGTATCCATTGTAGTTCTCAAACAGGGCATATTCTTGCGGGCGGAGTAAACGGGTTTAATATGTTTCACCCCGATAGTATTAGTGTAAATACAGTACCTCCTAAAGTGTACCTAACCAGTCTAAAGCTTTTCAACAAAGAGGTAGCTATTAATGAAGAAGGATCCCCATTAAATGTTGATATCTCTTATGCAGATAAGATAGAGCTCGATAGGCTGCAATCTGTCATTACATTTAGCTTTACCGCAATTAACTTTATCCGTCCCGAAAAAAATCAGTTTGCTTATAAACTTGAAAACTTTGATAAACAATGGAACTATGTAGGTCAGCGAAGGGATGCAACTTACACTAATCTTCCTCCAGGAGAGTATACGTTTAGGGTGAAAGCATCAAACAATGACGGGGTTTGGAACGAAGAAGGTGTGTCGATCCTAGTCATACGGAAGCCTACTTATTGGGAGACTTTTTGGTTTTGGATATTACTTTCCCTTGCTCTGTTGTTCATAACGTTTGCCATCATCCGCTATCGCTTTATTCAGATAAAAAGAGCCAAAAAAGCATTAGAGTATGAAGTGATGGTTAGGACAAAAGAGGTGGTGGCTCAAAACGAGGAACTACAAAGCCAGCAAGAGGAGCTTGAAAGTCAGCAAGAAGAACTTTCTACTCAATATGAGAACCTGGGAAAGACATTAGAAGAACTTAAAAAAACTCAAAGTACGTTGGTCCAATCTGAGAAAATGGCATCTTTAGGGTTGCTCACAGCGGGAATAGCTCATGAGATAAACAATCCAATTAACTTTATAAAATCGGGGATTACGGGGTTGCAAAGTGCTGTAGTAAAGATATTGGATATAATGGCCGATTATGATGCACTTAAAGAAGAGGGGTTTGCAGAAGAGATGGAAAAGTTGAAAAAGAAAAAGGAAGAGCTTAAGATTGACAAGATTGTTGAGATCACGAATAGGATATCGCACAATATTTCCATTGGGGCTGATAGAGCTGCTGAAATAGTGAAAGGTCTACGGTTGTTCTCAAGACTGGATGAAGGCGGTTACAAAGAAGTCGATCTCGCCGAAAATATTGATTCTGCACTTGCTCTCATTGCTCACCTAACCAAAGACAGGATAGGTTTGGTAAAAAACTATGGAAAAGTGCCTATGATAGAAAGTATGCCTGGAAAGCTGAACCAAGTTTTCATGAACATATTGGTAAATGCAGTGCAGTCTATTGAAGGAAAAGGGCAAATCAGCATTTCCATTTTGAAAGAAGAAGACAACCTAGTTGTTCGGATAAGAGATACCGGGTGTGGGATGCCTGAAGAGGTGATGAAAAAAATATTTGACCCATTTTTTACCACCAAAGACGTTGGCAGAGGGACAGGTTTAGGGTTGTCTATTGTGAAAGGGATTATTGATGAGCATGGGGGGAAAATAGTAGTGAAAAGTGAAGTTGAGAAAGGGACAGAGTTTATGATTAGCTTACCAATTTCTTCAAAGCATAAAAGTAAAAGCCCCACTCAGTGA
- a CDS encoding caspase family protein: MPTGVNIQNKNDVDFECVSVSKIQRIMETSNAKRLNMIVLDACRNNPFRSWSRSGETGLADVAPPSGTLIAFATSPGSTASNGTGRNGLYTGEFINQLKKPQRIVDVFINTRVEVERKSGGRQSPWEFARLRGMYYLVK; this comes from the coding sequence ATGCCCACAGGGGTGAATATCCAGAATAAAAACGATGTAGATTTTGAATGTGTGAGCGTATCCAAAATTCAACGGATAATGGAAACAAGCAATGCCAAAAGGCTGAATATGATAGTGTTGGATGCTTGTAGGAACAATCCATTCCGCTCTTGGTCACGCAGTGGGGAAACTGGCTTGGCTGATGTGGCCCCGCCAAGCGGGACGCTCATCGCTTTTGCCACTTCCCCTGGCTCTACTGCCTCCAATGGTACTGGGCGAAATGGGCTTTATACAGGTGAGTTTATCAATCAGCTTAAAAAGCCGCAAAGGATAGTAGATGTGTTCATCAATACAAGGGTGGAAGTAGAAAGAAAATCGGGAGGAAGGCAAAGCCCTTGGGAATTCGCAAGGCTTAGGGGAATGTATTATCTTGTAAAGTAA
- a CDS encoding tetratricopeptide repeat protein — protein MRNLTTSFLLIVLMSNLAIGQNTLLDTEPDKHYYDALELLDKKKYASAMHRFEDYLQAGDNQEKKIHSEFYTGLCALKLGNPNFEEILMDFIKKNPAHPKRKSAYFLLGGYYFNEADFKKSIELYESANIEAIEDDKDVEAAFHLAYSYLTTGNNQRAQQLFNQIKAGDHKYLFLSNYYAGYLNYEAGNYEAALSDLELASKDVKLREQTYELIPSIQYKFFKYDEVLAFVQKVENEGRPLPPALNLLAGECYFRKGDYTKAGKYFEQYLSTSKNPEDRIVNYRIGYAYLKNSQPAKAESFLSKAADGQDSLAQAAAYHVGITQVQIDKKQDALLAFEACRKMEYDNILRELGAYYFVKVSADVGDFTAAINGADYYFSLFSNGRNAEEVYQISSEAYLNTGNYTKALANIERINNKNYRVQSAYQQIAFNKAVQDYNDENYRDAVESLNKSLTYPVDPTTAGAANFWLGEIYSVGNKYDSALLFYEKISLSAPEYRESLYGKAYVYYNKKDYASALQFFDQYLKANPSPDKLNDAVIRLADCYYVAKNYNDALRNYDFALNNQPDEPDYVYFQRGLIFKALNQLNKSVGNFDAVVTQFNDSRFADQSLYQKAEIYFQNGRRDEAIAIQTRLIEQFPQSPLIPYTLAKRALASSMTGQFDVAVNDYKKIIDEHITIQSLAETALESLQEINAKGHPVSELDAYIAKFAATYAQSPALVKSNFQAALVPFNSDNFQSAILSLSSFISSNPQTTFTDEAYYKLGFSYEMIGDVENAIKHYLLADGDFKERSIRTAADLELERKNYTESIQHFLQLKAITRKKKYLEQATMSLMKAYYEVKDLEAVSIYANEIQQQNMTRYLNVAELYKGKIFLDQEQYGMAIAQFQKTIAMKDDKHSAEAQYLIGKAKRGQEKYQESINELIKVKKEHETYTDWIYEAFLLLSDNYVSLDNAFQAKATLNSIIEYAQDPAVVERAKKRLEEID, from the coding sequence ATGCGTAACCTAACAACATCATTCCTCCTCATCGTGCTGATGAGCAACTTAGCTATTGGGCAAAACACTTTATTGGATACCGAACCAGACAAGCATTATTATGATGCCCTTGAGCTGCTTGACAAAAAGAAATATGCCTCGGCGATGCACCGCTTTGAAGATTACCTACAAGCGGGCGACAACCAAGAAAAAAAGATCCATTCCGAATTTTATACCGGTCTTTGCGCGCTGAAGCTCGGCAACCCTAATTTCGAGGAAATCTTGATGGATTTTATTAAGAAGAACCCTGCCCACCCGAAAAGAAAAAGTGCCTACTTCTTGCTTGGCGGCTATTATTTCAACGAAGCAGACTTTAAAAAATCCATTGAGCTTTATGAAAGCGCCAACATAGAAGCCATAGAAGACGATAAGGATGTAGAAGCCGCTTTTCATCTGGCCTATTCTTACTTAACCACTGGAAACAATCAGCGAGCACAGCAGCTTTTCAACCAAATAAAAGCTGGCGATCATAAATACTTGTTCCTTTCCAATTACTATGCTGGCTATCTTAACTACGAGGCGGGCAACTACGAAGCAGCGCTTTCTGACTTAGAGCTTGCCAGCAAAGACGTGAAGCTAAGAGAACAAACCTATGAGCTAATCCCTTCTATCCAATACAAGTTTTTCAAGTACGATGAAGTTTTGGCTTTTGTACAAAAGGTGGAAAACGAAGGCAGGCCGCTCCCACCTGCGCTAAACTTACTGGCAGGTGAGTGTTATTTCCGAAAGGGCGATTATACGAAGGCTGGAAAATATTTTGAACAATACCTTTCTACCAGTAAAAACCCTGAAGATAGGATAGTGAACTACCGAATAGGCTATGCTTACCTCAAGAACAGCCAACCTGCAAAAGCTGAAAGTTTCTTAAGTAAAGCCGCTGACGGACAAGATTCATTGGCGCAAGCCGCTGCATACCATGTAGGAATTACTCAAGTACAAATTGATAAAAAGCAGGATGCGCTATTGGCTTTTGAGGCTTGTAGGAAAATGGAATATGACAATATTCTTAGGGAGTTGGGAGCGTATTACTTTGTGAAAGTAAGTGCAGATGTAGGAGACTTTACCGCAGCAATCAACGGTGCCGATTATTATTTCAGCTTGTTTTCTAATGGAAGAAATGCGGAGGAGGTTTACCAAATCTCCAGCGAAGCTTACCTCAACACAGGCAACTATACCAAAGCACTAGCCAATATAGAGCGGATCAACAACAAGAATTATAGGGTCCAGTCAGCGTACCAGCAAATTGCTTTTAATAAGGCAGTGCAAGATTACAATGATGAGAACTATAGAGATGCAGTTGAATCGCTCAATAAATCGTTGACTTATCCAGTTGACCCTACTACGGCAGGAGCTGCTAACTTTTGGCTTGGTGAAATTTATTCTGTAGGAAATAAGTACGACAGTGCTTTGCTATTTTACGAGAAAATCTCGTTGAGCGCTCCTGAGTACAGGGAATCGCTTTATGGAAAAGCTTATGTATATTACAATAAGAAAGACTATGCATCTGCACTTCAGTTTTTCGACCAATACTTAAAAGCCAACCCAAGTCCCGACAAGCTCAACGATGCAGTGATCAGGCTAGCGGATTGCTATTATGTAGCTAAAAACTACAACGATGCACTTCGCAACTACGACTTTGCGCTGAATAACCAACCCGATGAACCTGATTATGTCTACTTCCAAAGAGGCTTGATTTTTAAAGCTCTCAACCAACTGAATAAGTCGGTAGGGAACTTTGATGCGGTGGTAACCCAGTTCAACGATTCAAGGTTTGCTGACCAATCGCTTTACCAAAAAGCTGAAATCTATTTCCAAAATGGAAGAAGAGACGAAGCCATTGCCATACAGACTAGGCTGATTGAGCAATTTCCTCAAAGCCCGCTCATTCCGTATACCTTGGCAAAAAGAGCCTTGGCCAGCAGCATGACGGGACAGTTTGACGTAGCAGTAAACGATTATAAAAAAATCATTGACGAACATATCACCATCCAATCTTTGGCGGAAACGGCTCTTGAGTCTTTACAAGAGATAAATGCGAAGGGGCATCCCGTATCGGAACTGGATGCGTACATAGCGAAGTTTGCAGCAACTTATGCGCAAAGCCCAGCTTTGGTAAAAAGTAATTTCCAAGCAGCACTCGTTCCTTTCAACTCAGACAATTTCCAATCAGCCATTCTTTCGCTCAGCAGTTTTATCAGCAGTAATCCTCAAACCACTTTTACCGATGAGGCCTACTACAAACTTGGATTTAGCTACGAAATGATTGGCGATGTGGAAAATGCTATCAAACATTACTTGCTAGCTGATGGAGACTTTAAAGAGCGTTCGATCAGGACTGCCGCTGACTTGGAACTGGAAAGAAAGAATTACACCGAATCAATTCAACACTTTTTGCAGCTAAAGGCAATTACTCGCAAGAAAAAATACCTAGAGCAAGCCACCATGAGCTTAATGAAAGCTTACTATGAAGTGAAAGACCTAGAAGCGGTGTCTATTTATGCCAATGAAATTCAGCAACAAAATATGACTCGCTACCTCAACGTAGCTGAGCTTTACAAAGGCAAGATCTTTTTGGACCAAGAGCAATACGGCATGGCCATCGCCCAGTTCCAAAAAACAATTGCGATGAAAGATGATAAGCACAGTGCCGAAGCTCAGTACCTGATAGGAAAAGCTAAGCGAGGTCAAGAGAAATACCAAGAGAGTATCAATGAGTTGATAAAGGTGAAAAAGGAACATGAGACCTATACCGATTGGATTTATGAAGCATTCTTGCTGCTTTCAGACAACTACGTAAGCCTTGACAATGCATTCCAAGCTAAGGCTACGCTCAACTCGATTATAGAATATGCCCAAGATCCTGCCGTGGTAGAACGGGCTAAGAAGCGCTTGGAGGAAATAGATTAA